One genomic region from Burkholderia latens encodes:
- a CDS encoding zinc-dependent peptidase: MLSKLTRWFDDRRRDRALRSHPIADALWQDTVARLPFLDALVPGDLGRLRELTSLFIAKKSFSTAHGLELTDEMIVAIAAQACLPVLNLDLSLYDGWVGVVVYPGEFVIRKTVQDEDGVVHEVEHDASGEAWEGGPVILSWEDAQMTDGRDAYNVVIHEFAHKIDMVNGAADGYPPLFRRWHAPHLDAQGWADVFEHAYDQFCARVDAVPERAWARFERDSLIDPYAADHPSEFFAVCSEALFVRPRAFESEFPELYRLLARYYRQDPARAGALDG; encoded by the coding sequence ATGCTCTCGAAACTGACCCGCTGGTTCGACGACCGCCGCCGCGACCGCGCGCTGCGCAGCCATCCGATTGCCGATGCGTTGTGGCAGGACACCGTCGCGCGGCTGCCGTTCCTCGACGCGCTCGTCCCCGGCGATCTCGGCCGGCTGCGCGAATTGACGAGTTTGTTCATCGCGAAGAAGTCGTTTTCGACCGCACACGGGCTGGAGCTCACCGACGAGATGATCGTCGCGATCGCCGCGCAGGCGTGTCTGCCGGTGCTGAATCTCGATTTGTCGCTCTATGACGGCTGGGTCGGCGTCGTCGTGTATCCGGGCGAATTCGTGATCCGCAAGACCGTGCAGGACGAAGACGGCGTCGTCCATGAAGTCGAGCACGACGCGAGTGGCGAAGCGTGGGAAGGCGGCCCCGTGATCCTGTCGTGGGAGGACGCGCAGATGACGGACGGCCGCGATGCGTACAACGTCGTGATCCATGAGTTCGCACACAAGATCGACATGGTCAATGGCGCGGCCGACGGTTATCCGCCCCTATTTCGCCGGTGGCACGCGCCGCACCTCGACGCGCAAGGCTGGGCCGACGTGTTCGAACACGCATACGACCAGTTCTGCGCGAGGGTCGACGCGGTGCCGGAGCGCGCGTGGGCGCGCTTCGAGCGCGACTCGCTGATCGATCCCTATGCGGCCGATCACCCGTCGGAGTTCTTCGCGGTGTGCAGCGAGGCGCTGTTCGTGCGCCCGCGCGCGTTCGAGTCCGAATTTCCGGAGCTGTACCGGTTGCTGGCCCGCTACTACCGGCAGGATCCGGCCCGCGCCGGCGCCCTCGACGGATGA
- a CDS encoding acetoin dehydrogenase dihydrolipoyllysine-residue acetyltransferase subunit: protein MSIHMITMPKWGLSMEHGQVNGWLKAIGERVTKGDEVLDVETDKISSGVECAFDGTLRRQIAQEGDTLPVGALLGVVAAADASDADIDAAIAEFQRDFVPSAAADDAAGPQPEKAQIGGRTIRFLKLGDGSGTPAVLIHGFGGDLNNWLFNHAELAAHRPVWALDLPGHGESGKAVDSGSLDELADAVLALLDAQHIDRAHLIGHSMGGAVAMTLADGAPQRVASLTLIASAGLGADINRDYIDGFVAGNSRNTLKPHLGALFADDALVTRQLVEDLVKYKRLEGVQAALEKIANAAFDGATQRRVFRDRLASLAPRTLVIWGERDQVIPARHAQGLPDGVRTEVIAGSGHMVQMEAAADVNRLIAAFLGD, encoded by the coding sequence ATGTCGATTCACATGATCACGATGCCCAAGTGGGGGCTGTCGATGGAGCACGGGCAGGTCAACGGCTGGCTGAAGGCGATCGGCGAGCGCGTGACGAAGGGCGACGAAGTGCTCGACGTCGAGACCGACAAGATCTCGTCGGGCGTCGAGTGCGCGTTCGACGGCACGCTGCGCCGGCAAATCGCGCAGGAGGGCGACACGCTGCCGGTCGGTGCGCTGCTCGGCGTGGTCGCGGCGGCCGATGCAAGCGATGCCGACATCGATGCGGCGATCGCCGAATTTCAGCGCGATTTCGTGCCGAGCGCGGCCGCCGACGACGCAGCGGGCCCGCAGCCCGAAAAGGCACAGATCGGCGGACGCACGATCCGTTTCCTGAAGCTCGGTGACGGTTCCGGCACGCCCGCGGTCCTGATCCATGGCTTCGGCGGCGATCTGAACAACTGGCTGTTCAATCACGCGGAACTCGCCGCGCACCGGCCGGTGTGGGCGCTCGATTTGCCGGGCCACGGCGAGTCGGGCAAGGCGGTCGACAGCGGCAGCCTCGACGAGCTGGCCGACGCGGTGCTCGCGCTGCTCGATGCGCAGCACATCGACCGCGCGCACCTGATCGGCCATTCGATGGGCGGCGCGGTGGCAATGACGCTGGCCGACGGCGCGCCGCAACGCGTGGCGTCGCTGACGCTGATTGCGAGCGCCGGCCTCGGCGCCGACATCAACCGCGACTACATCGACGGCTTCGTCGCCGGCAACAGCCGCAATACGCTGAAGCCGCACCTCGGTGCGCTGTTCGCCGACGACGCGCTCGTCACGCGGCAACTGGTCGAGGATCTCGTCAAGTACAAGCGGCTCGAGGGCGTGCAGGCCGCGCTCGAGAAGATCGCGAACGCCGCGTTCGACGGCGCGACGCAGCGGCGCGTGTTCCGCGACCGCCTCGCGTCGCTCGCGCCGCGCACGCTCGTGATCTGGGGCGAGCGCGACCAGGTGATTCCCGCTCGGCATGCGCAGGGCCTGCCGGACGGCGTGCGGACCGAGGTGATCGCCGGCAGCGGCCATATGGTGCAGATGGAAGCCGCTGCCGACGTGAACCGCCTGATCGCCGCCTTCCTCGGAGACTGA
- a CDS encoding ArnT family glycosyltransferase has protein sequence MPDARIRLGRARPRRPPAHNKSLTCMKPVVRLTASATRALPRWLLLTLCLVYAAFGLFGRDPWKNEDAAGFGVMWTMATGGWHDWLLPNLVGKFITTDGPLGYWLGAVSIRALAPWVDASNASRVDTGVLFCVACAFVWYAAYLLGRRAEVQPFKYAFGGEPEPRDYGRTLADGALLILVACFGLAERGHETTPQLAQFAWIAMFVYGIVRGIDKPMQGALWWGAAIGLVALSGNPVLVVALLAGTAALWLVTPEMRNLRLPLIGLPLAAAIFALWPLAAFTAVPDDAAWFFNQWIHGSLMRFSGPPTAVLGYAAKNLPLFTWPAWPLAIWAWWSWAGMRRRAHIAIPLSVVVPLVALVILQSQQSNRMYMLLLPPLAVLATFALPTLKRGAINAIDWFAVLSFTILGTFVWLVWLASLTGFPHPLARNLARLVPGYEPHFKILSFICAVIVTVCWCLLARWRISRQPKVLWRSVVLSGAGTTLMWVLLMTLWLPIVNYGRTYSDVAKQIASHLPKDYECISPVRLGDAQIATFAYFGDMRFEFSGECDVILRQDRADFGEPSAMSRYVWRLVWEGRRVADRDERFRLYERIERPVAPVKRRGPRRRLAD, from the coding sequence ATGCCGGATGCTCGAATCCGGCTCGGCCGCGCACGCCCTCGCCGGCCGCCCGCCCATAACAAATCGCTCACCTGCATGAAGCCTGTCGTTCGTCTCACCGCCTCCGCCACGCGCGCGCTGCCGCGCTGGCTGCTGCTCACGCTCTGCCTCGTCTACGCGGCGTTCGGGCTGTTCGGCCGCGATCCGTGGAAGAACGAGGACGCGGCGGGCTTCGGCGTGATGTGGACGATGGCCACCGGCGGCTGGCACGACTGGCTGCTGCCGAATCTCGTCGGCAAGTTCATCACGACCGACGGGCCGCTCGGTTACTGGCTCGGTGCGGTGTCGATCCGCGCGCTGGCGCCCTGGGTCGACGCGAGCAACGCGTCGCGCGTCGATACCGGCGTGCTGTTCTGCGTCGCCTGCGCGTTCGTGTGGTACGCCGCATACCTGCTCGGCCGGCGCGCCGAGGTACAGCCGTTCAAGTATGCGTTCGGCGGCGAGCCGGAGCCGCGCGACTACGGCCGCACGCTCGCCGATGGCGCGCTGCTGATCCTCGTCGCATGCTTCGGACTCGCGGAACGCGGCCACGAAACGACACCGCAGCTCGCGCAATTCGCGTGGATCGCGATGTTCGTGTACGGAATCGTGCGCGGCATCGACAAGCCGATGCAGGGCGCACTGTGGTGGGGTGCGGCGATCGGGCTCGTCGCGCTGTCCGGCAACCCGGTGCTCGTCGTCGCGCTCCTCGCCGGCACGGCCGCGCTGTGGCTCGTCACGCCGGAGATGCGCAACCTGCGCCTGCCGCTGATCGGGCTGCCGCTCGCGGCCGCGATCTTCGCGCTGTGGCCGCTCGCTGCGTTCACCGCGGTGCCGGACGACGCCGCGTGGTTCTTCAACCAGTGGATCCACGGCAGCCTGATGCGCTTCTCCGGTCCGCCCACCGCAGTGCTCGGCTATGCGGCGAAGAACCTGCCGCTGTTCACGTGGCCGGCCTGGCCGCTCGCGATCTGGGCGTGGTGGAGCTGGGCCGGCATGCGCCGCCGCGCGCACATCGCGATTCCGCTGTCGGTCGTGGTGCCGCTCGTCGCGCTCGTGATCCTGCAGAGCCAGCAATCGAACCGCATGTACATGCTGTTGCTGCCGCCGCTCGCGGTGCTCGCGACGTTTGCGCTGCCGACGCTGAAGCGCGGCGCGATCAACGCGATCGACTGGTTCGCGGTGCTGAGCTTCACGATCCTCGGCACGTTCGTGTGGCTCGTGTGGCTCGCGTCCCTCACCGGCTTTCCGCATCCGCTCGCGCGCAACCTCGCGCGGCTCGTGCCCGGCTACGAACCGCACTTCAAGATCCTGTCGTTCATCTGCGCGGTGATCGTCACCGTATGCTGGTGCCTGCTCGCGCGCTGGCGCATCTCGCGCCAGCCGAAGGTGCTGTGGCGCAGCGTCGTGCTGTCGGGCGCGGGCACCACGCTGATGTGGGTGCTGCTGATGACGCTGTGGCTGCCGATCGTCAACTACGGCCGTACGTATAGCGACGTCGCGAAGCAGATCGCATCGCATCTGCCGAAGGACTACGAGTGCATCTCGCCCGTGCGGCTCGGCGATGCGCAAATCGCGACCTTCGCATACTTCGGCGACATGCGCTTCGAATTCTCCGGCGAATGCGACGTGATCCTGCGCCAGGACCGTGCGGACTTCGGCGAGCCGAGCGCGATGTCGCGATACGTATGGCGTCTCGTGTGGGAAGGCCGCCGCGTGGCCGACCGTGACGAGCGCTTCCGCCTTTACGAGCGGATCGAACGGCCGGTCGCGCCCGTCAAGCGCCGCGGCCCCCGCCGCCGGCTAGCCGATTGA
- the lipA gene encoding lipoyl synthase, whose amino-acid sequence MAAALERPSLTALGQPGARSRDKLARIPVRVEPAAGAGLPKPPWLRARPMMSGAVADMAAVLRDHRLHSVCEEAMCPNIGECFAQRTATFMIMGGLCTRRCPFCDVAHGRPEPLDADEPARLADAVAALGLRYVVITSVDRDDLRDGGAAHFAACIAAVRASVPGIGVEVLTPDFRGRVARALDALSSAWPDVFNHNIETVPSLYRAARPGADYRGSLELLARAKAARPTLVTKSGLMLGLGERDDEVRDTLRDLRAHEVDVLTLGQYLAPSAHHLPVRRYVSPDAFAAWRDEGLALGFREVVAGPLVRSSYHAADVLERP is encoded by the coding sequence ATGGCCGCCGCGCTCGAACGACCCAGTCTCACCGCGCTCGGTCAACCGGGCGCGAGAAGCCGCGACAAGCTCGCGCGCATTCCGGTGCGCGTCGAGCCCGCGGCCGGCGCGGGGCTGCCGAAGCCGCCGTGGCTGCGGGCCCGGCCGATGATGAGCGGGGCTGTGGCCGACATGGCGGCCGTGCTGCGCGACCATCGGCTGCATTCGGTCTGCGAGGAGGCGATGTGCCCGAACATCGGCGAATGCTTCGCGCAGCGCACCGCCACCTTCATGATCATGGGCGGACTGTGCACGCGGCGCTGCCCGTTTTGCGATGTCGCGCACGGCCGCCCCGAACCGCTCGACGCGGATGAACCGGCGCGGCTTGCCGATGCGGTCGCGGCGCTCGGGCTGCGCTACGTCGTGATCACGTCGGTCGATCGCGACGACCTGCGCGACGGCGGCGCCGCGCACTTCGCGGCCTGCATCGCGGCCGTGCGCGCGAGTGTGCCCGGGATCGGCGTCGAGGTGCTGACGCCCGATTTTCGCGGCCGCGTTGCGCGTGCGCTCGACGCGCTGTCGTCGGCGTGGCCCGACGTGTTCAATCACAACATCGAAACGGTGCCGTCGCTGTATCGGGCGGCGCGCCCCGGCGCCGACTATCGCGGTTCGCTCGAGCTGCTCGCACGGGCGAAGGCCGCGCGCCCGACGCTCGTGACCAAATCCGGCTTGATGCTCGGGCTTGGCGAGCGCGACGACGAGGTTCGGGACACGCTGCGGGACCTGCGCGCGCATGAGGTCGACGTGTTGACGCTCGGCCAGTATCTCGCGCCGTCCGCGCACCACCTGCCGGTGCGGCGCTACGTGAGCCCCGACGCGTTCGCCGCGTGGCGCGACGAGGGGCTCGCGCTCGGTTTCAGGGAAGTCGTCGCCGGCCCGCTCGTGCGTTCGTCGTATCACGCTGCCGACGTGCTGGAGCGCCCGTAG
- a CDS encoding MFS transporter, translating to MNVAPGRSPLWSRANLRADLFPWALALVTGLDYFDNAAFSFFASYIAGGINASPDELVWSSSAYAVTAVLGILQQQWWVDRLGHRRYVAGCMLMFSFGAIAAALADTSIELAFARGFQGYFIGPMMGACRILIQISFKPQERPPATRAFLIMILLGSALAPIAGGLLVAHSTWRALFACTAPAGFAFAILALVTLPDSGRTPDDERGSGHFWPYVVFALAQGALQIVLQQVHYQLYSGSPMLIMLTFAGLGALAWFAYHQWNHPTPLVRLHAFRERTFQIGLLLYMFYYYESTGFSYLTARLLEGGLGYPVENAGRLVGTMSLISATALFAYLRHAKRVTHKKWFVVPGFAIAIAAALWMTRMTPQVGETALIVPLLLRGLLLLFIVLPVANLTFRIFAIDEYTHGYRLKNIVRQLTISFATSSVIIVEQHRLAVHQTRLVERANVFDPLFQQSVDALTRSYAAAGHAPNEAHGLAIASIARMIAQQASFLASLDGFYFLAGVALVGGLFAAWQKEID from the coding sequence ATGAATGTCGCGCCCGGCCGCTCGCCGCTCTGGAGCCGCGCGAACCTGCGCGCGGACCTGTTCCCGTGGGCGCTCGCGCTCGTCACGGGCCTCGACTACTTCGACAACGCGGCATTCTCGTTCTTCGCGAGCTACATCGCCGGCGGCATCAACGCGTCGCCGGACGAACTCGTGTGGTCGTCGAGCGCGTATGCGGTCACGGCCGTGCTCGGCATCCTGCAGCAGCAATGGTGGGTCGACCGGCTCGGACATCGCCGCTACGTCGCCGGCTGCATGCTGATGTTCTCGTTCGGCGCGATCGCGGCCGCCCTCGCCGACACGTCGATCGAGCTCGCGTTCGCGCGCGGTTTCCAGGGCTACTTCATCGGCCCGATGATGGGTGCATGCCGGATCCTGATCCAGATCAGCTTCAAGCCGCAGGAGCGGCCGCCCGCGACGCGCGCGTTCCTGATCATGATCCTGCTCGGCAGCGCGCTCGCGCCGATCGCCGGCGGGCTGCTCGTCGCGCATTCGACGTGGCGGGCGCTGTTCGCGTGCACGGCGCCCGCGGGCTTCGCGTTTGCGATCCTCGCACTCGTCACGCTGCCCGATTCGGGGCGCACGCCCGACGACGAGCGCGGCTCAGGGCATTTCTGGCCGTACGTCGTGTTCGCGCTCGCGCAAGGCGCGTTGCAAATCGTATTGCAGCAGGTGCACTACCAGCTCTACAGCGGCTCGCCGATGCTGATCATGCTCACGTTCGCCGGCCTCGGCGCGCTCGCGTGGTTCGCGTATCACCAGTGGAACCATCCGACGCCGCTCGTGCGGCTGCACGCGTTTCGCGAGCGCACGTTCCAGATCGGGCTGCTGCTGTACATGTTCTACTACTACGAATCGACCGGCTTCAGCTATCTGACCGCCCGGCTGCTCGAAGGCGGTCTCGGCTATCCGGTCGAGAATGCCGGGCGACTGGTCGGCACGATGTCGCTGATTTCGGCCACAGCGCTGTTCGCATATCTGCGCCATGCAAAGCGCGTCACGCACAAGAAATGGTTCGTCGTGCCGGGCTTCGCGATCGCGATCGCCGCCGCGCTTTGGATGACGCGAATGACGCCGCAGGTCGGCGAGACCGCGCTGATCGTTCCGCTCCTGCTGCGCGGGTTGCTGCTGCTGTTCATCGTGCTGCCGGTCGCGAACCTGACGTTCCGCATCTTCGCGATCGACGAATACACGCACGGCTACCGGCTGAAGAACATCGTGCGCCAACTGACGATTTCATTCGCGACGTCGTCCGTGATCATCGTCGAGCAGCATCGGCTCGCCGTGCACCAGACGCGACTCGTCGAGCGCGCGAACGTGTTTGATCCGCTGTTTCAACAGAGCGTCGACGCGCTCACCCGCAGCTACGCGGCGGCCGGCCATGCGCCGAACGAAGCGCACGGCCTCGCGATCGCGTCGATCGCGAGGATGATCGCGCAACAGGCGTCGTTCCTCGCGTCGCTCGACGGTTTCTACTTTCTTGCGGGCGTCGCGCTCGTTGGCGGCCTGTTCGCGGCATGGCAAAAAGAGATCGATTGA
- a CDS encoding MATE family efflux transporter: protein MLADIRRIVGLAWPVLVGQLAIIAFGVLDTAMVGRYSATDLAALGLGSSIYVSVYIGMTGILSALQPIAGQLYGARRYAEIGEEVRQALWLALMLAVPGFLLLHFPEPLLQVAHAPPALHDRTVDYLRILSYGLPASLVFRIYNALTNAAGKPRLAMILQIGALLLKFPLNVWFIFGGFGVPALGGPGCGLASTLINWALALIGFMLLAKLDVFSPLAIFSRFCRPVWERQKALLKLGVPMGLSYLIEVTSYTCMALFIAQFGTTTLAGHQIAGNIGAVLYMTPLSIGVAASTLVARALGAGRADEARLLGRHSVMLACMIAAAYGVLVFTLRPLIVGGYTPNPAVAAAALPLVAIVTCYHFFDALQITSAFVLRAYKVAVVPTVIYAVALWGFGLGGGYVLGFDVGGIAPAWLTGARGFWFANTVSLMLAGAGLALYLRHVSRTHVSVRR, encoded by the coding sequence ATGTTGGCCGACATCCGCCGGATCGTCGGGCTCGCGTGGCCGGTGCTCGTCGGCCAGCTCGCGATCATTGCATTCGGCGTGCTCGACACCGCGATGGTCGGCCGCTATTCAGCCACCGATCTCGCGGCGCTCGGCCTCGGTTCGTCGATCTACGTGTCGGTCTACATCGGGATGACGGGCATCCTGTCCGCGCTGCAGCCGATCGCCGGCCAGTTGTACGGCGCGCGGCGTTATGCGGAGATCGGCGAGGAAGTCCGCCAGGCGCTGTGGCTCGCGCTGATGCTGGCGGTGCCCGGCTTCCTGCTGCTGCATTTTCCCGAACCGCTGCTGCAAGTCGCGCACGCGCCGCCCGCGCTGCACGACCGCACCGTCGACTACTTGCGGATCCTGTCGTACGGGCTGCCGGCCAGCCTCGTATTCCGCATCTACAACGCGCTGACCAACGCTGCCGGCAAGCCCCGCCTCGCGATGATCTTGCAGATCGGTGCACTGCTGCTCAAGTTTCCGCTCAACGTGTGGTTCATCTTCGGCGGGTTCGGCGTGCCGGCCCTCGGCGGCCCCGGTTGCGGGCTCGCGAGCACGCTGATCAACTGGGCGCTCGCGCTGATCGGCTTCATGCTGCTCGCGAAGCTCGACGTGTTCTCGCCGCTCGCGATCTTCTCGCGCTTTTGCCGGCCCGTGTGGGAACGCCAGAAGGCGTTGCTCAAGCTCGGCGTGCCGATGGGGCTGTCGTACCTGATCGAGGTGACGTCTTACACGTGCATGGCGCTCTTCATCGCGCAATTCGGCACGACGACGCTCGCCGGCCATCAGATCGCCGGCAACATCGGTGCAGTACTGTACATGACGCCGTTGTCGATCGGCGTCGCGGCGTCGACGCTCGTCGCACGCGCGCTCGGCGCCGGCCGCGCCGACGAGGCGCGCCTGCTCGGCCGGCACAGCGTGATGCTCGCGTGCATGATCGCGGCCGCCTACGGCGTGCTCGTGTTCACGCTGCGGCCGCTGATCGTCGGCGGCTACACGCCGAACCCGGCCGTGGCCGCTGCCGCGCTGCCGCTGGTCGCGATCGTGACCTGCTATCACTTCTTCGACGCGCTGCAGATCACGTCCGCGTTCGTGCTGCGCGCGTACAAGGTCGCCGTCGTGCCAACCGTCATCTACGCGGTCGCGCTGTGGGGCTTCGGGCTCGGCGGCGGCTACGTGCTCGGCTTCGACGTCGGCGGCATCGCGCCCGCGTGGCTGACGGGCGCACGCGGCTTCTGGTTCGCGAATACGGTCAGCCTGATGCTTGCGGGCGCGGGACTCGCGCTGTACCTGCGCCACGTCAGCCGCACGCACGTGTCCGTGCGCCGCTGA
- a CDS encoding type B 50S ribosomal protein L31 — MKPGIHPDYREVVFQDMSNGFKFITRSTIQTRETIEHEGKTYPLAKIEVSSESHSFYTGQQKIMDTAGRVEKFKNKFGARASGKVAK, encoded by the coding sequence ATGAAACCTGGCATTCACCCGGACTACCGCGAAGTCGTCTTCCAAGACATGTCGAACGGCTTCAAGTTCATCACGCGCTCGACGATCCAGACGCGTGAAACGATCGAACACGAAGGCAAGACCTACCCGCTCGCCAAGATCGAAGTGTCGTCGGAATCGCACTCGTTCTACACGGGTCAGCAAAAGATCATGGACACGGCAGGCCGTGTCGAGAAGTTCAAGAACAAGTTCGGCGCACGCGCCAGCGGCAAGGTCGCGAAGTAA
- the trxA gene encoding thioredoxin TrxA yields MSEQIKHISDASFEQDVVKSDKPVLVDFWAEWCGPCKMIAPILDEVAKDYGDKLQIAKINVDDNQATPAKFGVRGIPTLILFKNGAAAAQKVGALSKSQLTAFLDSHL; encoded by the coding sequence ATGAGCGAACAGATCAAACACATCAGCGACGCATCGTTCGAACAGGACGTCGTCAAATCCGACAAGCCCGTGCTCGTCGACTTCTGGGCCGAATGGTGCGGCCCGTGCAAGATGATCGCCCCGATCCTCGACGAAGTCGCGAAGGACTACGGCGACAAGCTGCAGATCGCGAAGATCAACGTCGACGACAACCAGGCAACGCCTGCGAAGTTCGGCGTGCGCGGCATCCCGACGCTGATCCTGTTCAAGAACGGCGCGGCTGCCGCGCAAAAGGTCGGCGCGCTGTCGAAGTCCCAGCTCACCGCATTCCTGGACAGCCACCTGTAA
- a CDS encoding MerR family transcriptional regulator, which yields MPNDTSSAPLTVSDAASRLGVTPRTLKYYEERGLVTPSRSSGRYRLYDEADLERFARILRLRALGFSLHGITEMLKRPLEETGDGRRRYSDASLRDIRTGLASQIDTLDRRIAAVQRELKEAVALRKELQHDIDYIERRLAGENADALIAQRLTEAGSRRTRKDRRE from the coding sequence ATGCCGAACGACACCTCCTCCGCGCCGCTGACCGTAAGCGACGCCGCGTCGCGGCTCGGCGTCACGCCGCGCACGCTGAAGTATTACGAGGAGCGCGGGCTCGTCACGCCGTCGCGCAGCAGCGGGCGCTACCGGCTTTATGACGAGGCCGACCTCGAACGCTTCGCACGCATCCTGCGACTGCGCGCGCTCGGCTTTTCGCTGCACGGCATCACCGAGATGCTCAAGCGCCCGCTCGAAGAAACGGGCGACGGCCGGCGGCGGTATTCGGATGCGTCGCTGCGCGACATCCGCACGGGGCTCGCCTCGCAAATCGACACGCTCGACCGGCGGATCGCGGCCGTCCAGCGCGAGCTGAAGGAAGCCGTCGCGCTGCGCAAGGAACTGCAGCACGACATCGACTACATCGAACGGCGTCTCGCCGGCGAAAATGCCGACGCGCTGATCGCGCAGCGGCTGACGGAAGCCGGCTCGCGGCGCACGCGCAAGGATCGCCGCGAATGA
- the rho gene encoding transcription termination factor Rho — protein sequence MHLSELKSLHVSELIEMANGLEIENANRLRKQELMFAILKKRAKTGETIFGDGTLEVLPDGFGFLRSPEMSYLASTDDIYISPSQIRRFNLHTGDTIEGEVRTPKDGERYFALVKVDKVNGQPPEASKHKIMFENLTPLHPNKPLSLEREMRGEENVTGRIIDMIAPIGKGQRGLLVASPKSGKTVMLQHIAHAIKQNHPDVILFVLLIDERPEEVTEMQRSVAGEVIASTFDEPATRHVQVAEMVIEKAKRLVEMKHDVVILLDSITRLARAYNTVIPASGKVLTGGVDANALQRPKRFFGAARNIEEGGSLTIIGTALIETGSRMDDVIYEEFKGTGNMEVHLERRLAEKRVYPSINLNKSGTRREEMLIKPEILQKIWVLRKFIHDMDEVEAMEFLLDKIRQTKSNSEFFDLMRRGG from the coding sequence ATGCATTTATCCGAGCTCAAGTCTCTGCACGTGTCCGAACTGATCGAAATGGCCAATGGCCTGGAGATCGAAAACGCGAACCGCCTGCGCAAGCAGGAGTTGATGTTCGCCATTCTCAAAAAGCGCGCCAAGACGGGAGAGACGATCTTCGGCGACGGCACGCTCGAAGTGCTGCCGGACGGCTTCGGCTTCCTGCGCTCGCCCGAAATGTCGTACCTCGCCAGCACCGACGACATCTATATCAGCCCGTCGCAGATCCGCCGCTTCAACCTGCACACCGGCGACACGATCGAAGGTGAAGTCCGCACGCCGAAGGACGGCGAGCGCTACTTCGCGCTGGTCAAGGTCGACAAAGTCAACGGGCAGCCGCCCGAGGCCTCGAAACACAAGATCATGTTCGAGAACCTCACGCCGCTGCATCCGAACAAGCCGCTGTCGCTTGAACGCGAAATGCGCGGCGAAGAAAACGTCACCGGCCGCATCATCGACATGATCGCGCCGATCGGCAAGGGCCAGCGCGGCCTGCTGGTCGCGTCGCCGAAGTCGGGCAAGACCGTGATGCTCCAGCACATCGCGCATGCGATCAAGCAGAACCACCCGGACGTGATCCTGTTCGTGCTGCTGATCGACGAGCGCCCTGAAGAAGTGACCGAAATGCAGCGCTCGGTCGCAGGCGAAGTGATCGCATCGACGTTCGACGAACCGGCCACGCGTCACGTGCAGGTCGCCGAAATGGTGATCGAGAAGGCCAAGCGTCTCGTCGAAATGAAGCACGACGTCGTGATTCTGCTCGACTCGATCACGCGTCTCGCCCGTGCGTACAACACCGTGATCCCTGCATCGGGCAAGGTGCTGACGGGTGGTGTCGACGCGAACGCGCTGCAACGTCCGAAGCGCTTCTTCGGCGCGGCGCGCAACATCGAGGAAGGCGGTTCGCTGACGATCATCGGCACCGCGCTGATCGAAACCGGCAGCCGCATGGACGACGTGATCTACGAAGAGTTCAAGGGCACGGGCAACATGGAAGTGCACCTCGAGCGCCGTCTCGCGGAAAAGCGCGTGTATCCGTCGATCAACCTGAACAAGTCGGGCACGCGTCGCGAAGAAATGCTGATCAAGCCCGAGATCCTGCAAAAGATCTGGGTGCTGCGCAAGTTCATCCACGACATGGATGAAGTCGAGGCGATGGAATTCCTGCTCGACAAAATCCGCCAGACGAAGAGCAACTCAGAGTTCTTCGACCTGATGCGCCGCGGCGGCTGA